One part of the Silurus meridionalis isolate SWU-2019-XX chromosome 26, ASM1480568v1, whole genome shotgun sequence genome encodes these proteins:
- the nhsb gene encoding Nance-Horan syndrome protein isoform X2, protein MPFAKRIVEPQLLCRHAVPNDEGLLFEDLRSISNVALARSLRQLADLARHACSIFQELEDDVVATGQRVRLLQGKIGHMQQTAGALDPKLEAVPVSNLDIESKLTSHYQAPWHQQHNLFHPSTRLPCLEELHRHAQFSLRALHREQCQRSTSRERNRVTISISVAPPMPAFPSPHSLRRQDQRSRHSRMLDRAEFQTMQRKQERPSREVELQPAQRKHDRSTSPTSCCVFIPWMRKVGTNTNTDVELVAPGHRPKCPVPNVPSTLDKQTNWSKALPLPTPDERIKNDSHVISSCIIPINVTGAGFDREASARCSLVHSQSVLQRRRKLRRRKTITGIPRRVQQDMDSDESPVARERSVVTTHGNPHMSLYQEELSLSGRTLNTKDSGCQTDDFLIAAPSRRRIRAQRGQGIPGSLSHSTGNITSLPDRSDANYSTALGTRLRSRSLPREGSRIRDNDQDDSDDDDDEEDDDDDEELSPYEAEDFLPGPGRKIIKDEEESTDDQAMPAHQLESLKRLQHGGCPENAWIERGRSRLPRNSDMGSCEISSSSDTFSSPIHSVSTTGVLGSQIDHKEDHQSSSGNWSGSSSTCPSQTSETLPPAASPPLTGSSHCDSELSLNTGSHIIDDTTGFIIDPYHLDTSQGQGHRSSSFTSSATDQMDDAGVSTASDGEWNCNQDQQDQPCLQDFSPKRSREDESGISCPSYSSGETYECFSGQLSAETLESATHYTVDTECFYTSVQLDCGLKGSRSYCNYAAIDPDCGPSGNIAPGMGEYPQPDYKGMSTLGRGCLSLRKPKAKPPPPKRSSSLRETSSSVSTQEPNEPKISSELPLPLSSREMKLQLELAGTDRHLETAGLCDKQLGNWGVENIREMLDCSSPFSSSDTHSFKDEGAVQSDYADLWLLNDLKSSDPYRSLSNSSTATGTTVIECIKLPENLETQACGSSSRPTSPTLLPQEGDFRLGSPEKLAALASPSSGYSSQSETPTSSFPSAFFPAPLSPTSGKRKPKVPERKSSLSSLQQQQLTVRDAVSSCRRDTDSHAPPSHLDLSALHTKPFAYRNQIHLLHQNKQKAAAAAAALAEARAAACAEASSLANMAITSTVGRSSYLRPFDKPTEGNHRSELSSADQSTRPKCPTVTVDTSTADNRHNRKPPAYKPPARQHCDFQCPPPEAIVIQHEGIKIRQERHGSGTYWAMTAFRTQPPVQPTNEQEDFLIPKAQACESQEAQQEADCSRSTDEDEASVAESVKCEHSHAPRPQPQAEASLKLSSTLSPPAYSDIRRSDVVPCNSPEQVPAKSLEASSHTCTISKEEVYETYVTTRSASHDGHEDESTPDTEDYFSKDSTPSDNSNSPLTDDSKFDDDSLFTSPNKLRTTEDLFAMIHRSKRKVLGRKDSGDLNGKGRIGVAPVSGPVNHPVTCPIVASVPASASVSQRAPGPIYRSAKKSSTSNEEFKLLLLKKGSRTDTSYRMSATEILKSPINPKSPGELEASKQQEEPPLPMQELPASTEPLPSTYPKANSEGFSTKTLTMSAASRQGRSRIPPAASSSRYSTRSRLYTAPMQAISEGETENSDGSPHDDRSS, encoded by the exons CCGTGTCAAATCTGGACATCGAAAGCAAGTTAACTTCGCACTATCAGGCCCCATGGCACCAGCAGCACAACCTGTTTCACCCCAGCACACGGTTGCCATGTTTGGAAGAGCTGCACCGCCATGCCCAGTTCAGTCTACGGGCACTGCACAGAG AGCAGTGTCAGCGTTCAACCAGCAGAGAGCGCAATCGGGTCACCATATCCATCTCGGTGGCCCCGCCCATGCCCGCATTCCCCTCCCCTCACTCCCTCAGGAGGCAGGACCAGAGAAGTCGACACTCACGAATG CTGGACAGAGCTGAATTTCAGACAATGCAGAGGAAG CAGGAGAGACCTTCGAGGGAAGTGGAGCTTCAGCCAGCACAGAGAAAG catgacCGTTCCACCTCCCCTACATCGTGTTGCGTGTTCATCCCCTGGATGCGAAAG GTTGGAACCAATACAAATACAGACGTGGAGTTGGTAGCTCCGGGACACAGGCCTAAATGTCCAGTTCCAAACGTTCCTTCGACACTGGACAAGCAGACGAACTGGTCAAAAGCCCTGCCGCTTCCTACACCAGATGAAAGGATAAAGAATGATTCTCATGTCATCTCATCCTGCATCATCCCTATCAATGTTACTG GTGCAGGATTCGATCGGGAAGCCAGTGCTCGCTGCTCGTTGGTTCATTCCCAGTCTGTGTTGCAGCGACGAAGGAAACTTAGGAGGCGGAAAACTATCACAGGCATTCCAAGACGAGTACAGCAAGACATGG ATTCAGATGAATCTCCCGTGGCCAGAGAACGATCTGTGGTAACAACCCATGGCAACCCACACATGTCCCTTTACCAGGAGGAGCTGTCACTTAGTGGCCGGACGCTAAACACCAAGGACTCTGGCTGCCAGACTGATGACTTCCTGATTGCTGCTCCATCCCGTAGGCGTATCCGTGCACAGAGGGGCCAAGGAATTCCAGGTTCCCTCTCTCATTCCACTGGTaatataacttcattaccagATCGCTCTGATGCAAACTATTCTACTGCTTTGGGCACTCGTCTGCGCTCAAGAAGTTTACCCAGAGAAGGAAGTCGAATCCGGGACAATGATCAAgatgacagtgatgatgatgatgatgaagaggatgatgatgatgatgaagagctCTCTCCTTATGAGGCTGAGGACTTTCTGCCAGGTCCAGGACGCAAGATAATAAAGGATGAGGAGGAGAGCACCGATGACCAAGCCATGCCAGCGCACCAGCTGGAAAGCCTCAAGCGCCTACAACATGGCGGTTGTCCTGAAAATGCTTGGATTGAGAGGGGTAGGTCACGGCTTCCACGTAACTCTGACATGGGAAGCTGTGAGATCTCCTCTAGTTCAGACACCTTCAGCAGCCCCATTCACTCTGTCTCTACTACAGGTGTGCTTGGCAGCCAAATTGACCACAAAGAAGACCATCAATCTTCAAGTGGAAACTGGAGTGGAAGCAGCTCAACATGCCCCTCACAGACCTCAGAGACTCTaccaccagctgcttcacctccacTGACTGGTTCCTCGCACTGTGATTCAGAACTGTCCCTCAACACTGGGTCTCATATAATTGACGATACCACTGGCTTTATCATTGACCCCTACCACCTGGACACCTCACAAGGTCAGGGACACAGGTCTAGTTCATTTACCTCTTCAGCTACAGATCAGATGGATGATGCAGGCGTTAGTACCGCTAGTGACGGGGAGTGGAACTGCAACCAGGACCAGCAGGATCAACCCTGTCTACAAGACTTCAGCCCAAAGCGCTCAAGGGAAGATGAGAGCGGCATAAGTTGTCCCAGTTATTCTAGTGGAGAAACATATGAGTGCTTTAGTGGGCAGCTGTCAGCTGAAACATTAGAGAGCgctacacattacactgttgACACCGAATGCTTCTACACCTCCGTGCAATTGGACTGTGGTCTTAAAGGTAGCAGAAGCTATTGCAACTATGCAGCCATCGACCCTGACTGTGGCCCAAGTGGGAACATTGCACCTGGCATGGGTGAATACCCCCAACCAGATTACAAAGGAATGAGTACACTTGGAAGAGGGTGTCTTTCTTTAAGAAAACCAAAGGCTAAGCCACCCCCACCAAAACGTAGCTCTTCTTTAAGGGAAACGAGCAGCAGCGTATCCACGCAAGAGCCGAATGAACCAAAGATTTCTAGTGAGCTGCCTCTGCCTTTGTCTTCCAGGGAGATGAAGCTGCAGCTGGAGTTGGCTGGTACTGACAGGCACCTTGAGACTGCAGGCCTTTGTGACAAACAGCTTGGCAATTGGGGTGTAGAGAATATCAGAGAAATGCTAGACTGCTCATCTCCATTTAGTTCTTCGGACACACATTCCTTTAAGGATGAGGGTGCTGTTCAGTCAGACTATGCAGACCTTTGGCTTCTCAATGATTTGAAATCTAGTGATCCGTACAGGTCACTATCCAACTCCAGCACTGCTACGGGTACAACAGTTATTGAATGTATCAAGTTGCCAGAGAATCTGGAAACTCAGGCTTGTGGCTCCAGCTCCAGACCCACCTCACCAACACTTTTACCACAAGAAGGTGATTTTAGACTGGGCTCTCCTGAGAAACTTGCAGCATTAGCATCTCCATCAAGTGGATATTCTAGTCAGTCAGAGACACCCACTTCTTCCTTTCCATCTGCATTCTTCCCGGCACCACTGTCCCCAACCAGCGGCAAGAGGAAACCCAAGGTGCCAGAAAGAAAATCATCACTCTCCTCTCTTCAACAGCAGCAGCTTACCGTTCGAGATGCAGTCTCTTCCTGCAGGAGAGATACTGATTCCCACGCACCACCTAGTCACCTTGACCTAAGTGCTCTTCACACCAAGCCCTTTGCCTACAGAAATCAGATACACCTCCTTCACCAGAACAAGCAGAAAGCAGCTGCAGCAGCTGCTGCATTAGCAGAGGCCCGTGCTGCAGCATGTGCAGAGGCATCTAGCTTGGCCAACATGGCAATCACTTCGACTGTTGGGCGGTCTAGTTATCTGCGACCATTTGATAAACCGACAGAGGGCAATCACCGTTCTGAGCTGTCGAGTGCTGATCAATCAACTCGACCCAAGTGTCCTACAGTAACAGTTGACACTTCGACTGCTGACAACCGACATAACAGGAAACCACCAGCCTACAAGCCACCTGCTAGGCAGCACTGTGACTTTCAGTGCCCACCCCCAGAAGCTATTGTTATACAACACGAGGGAATTAAAATAAGGCAGGAAAGACATGGCTCAGGAACGTACTGGGCCATGACAGCATTTAGAACACAACCACCTGTACAACCAACCAATGAACAAGAAGACTTCCTAATACCAAAAGCCCAGGCTTGTGAGTCCCAGGAAGCTCAGCAAGAGGCAGATTGCAGCAGGTCTACAGATGAAGATGAAGCATCGGTGGCAGAAAGTGTTAAATGTGAACACAGTCATGCACCCAGACCACAACCTCAGGCAGAAGCATCCTTGAAACTGAGCAGCACACTGTCTCCTCCTGCTTACAGCGATATACGCAGGAGTGACGTTGTACCATGCAACAGCCCAGAGCAAGTGCCTGCCAAAAGTTTAGAAGCCTCATCACACACTTGCACAATCAGCAAAGAGGAGGTGTACGAGACATACGTCACAACCAGAAGTGCCTCACATGATGGACACGAGGATGAGTCAACCCCAGACACAGAAGACTACTTCAGCAAAG ACTCAACCCCCAGTGACAATTCAAATTCTCCTCTGACTGATGACTCGAAGTTTGATGACGATAGCCTATTCACTTCACCTAATAAACTACGCACAACTGAAGATCTGTTTGCAATGATCCACAG ATCAAAAAGAAAAGTTCTTGGACGGAAAGACTCAGGGGATCTCAATGGGAAAGGTCGTATTGGAGTTGCTCCTGTCAGTGGTCCAGTCAATCATCCGGTGACGTGTCCAATCGTTGCAAGTGTTCCAGCTTCTGCTTCGGTTTCTCAGAGAGCACCCGGACCTATTTATAGGAGTGCCAAAAAATCCAGCACCTCCAACGAGGAGTTTAAGTTGCTCCTGCTAAAGAAAGGGAGTCGCACAGACACCAGTTACCGCATGTCTGCAACAGAGATTCTTAAGAGCCCTATCAATCCTAAGTCTCCAGGTGAACTAGAGGCTTCCAAGCAACAAGAAGAACCCCCTTTACCAATGCAGGAGCTTCCAGCCAGCACAGAGCCACTCCCCAGCACTTATCCCAAGGCAAATTCTGAGGGTTTCTCTACAAAAACTCTTACTATGTCTGCTGCCTCTAGGCAAGGTCGTTCAAGGATACCGCCTGCAGCCAGCAGCAGCAGGTACAGTACTCGCAGCCGGCTATACACTGCCCCAATGCAGGCGATCTCTGAAGGAGAAACCGAAAACTCTGATGGAAGTCCACATGATGACCGTTCCTCCTAG